The sequence GGCACCAGCACGGTGGTCTCGGGCCACTGCGCGCTCGCGGGCAGCCGCCCGCCGTCGGTCGCGACGACCTTGAAGTAGTAACCGTGCAGGTGGATCGGGTGGTGATCCATCGCGCTCAGGTTGCCGATCCGGATGCGCACGCGATCGCCGGTCTGGCACACCAGCGGCGCCGTGGCCGGGTACGCATGGGCGTTCATCGTCAGCAGGTTGAAGTCCGACATCTCGTTGGGGTCGGGCCGCTTCGCACCCGGCGCGATCTTCCACTCGCTCAGCATCAGCACGAAGTCGCGATCGACCTCGTAGCCGGCCGGCGGACGGCGCGGGTGCACGATGATCATGCCCATCATGCCCATCGCCATCTGCGTCATTTCGTCGTGGTGCGAGTGGTACATGAACGTGCCATGCTGGCGGAAGGTCCACTCGTAGCGGAAGGTCTCGCCCGGCGCGATCGTGCGCTGCGTGAGGCCGCCGACCCCATCCATGCCGCACGGCAGGTAGATGCCGTGCCAGTGGACGGTGGTCGGTGCGCCGAGTCGATTGGTCACGTACACGCGCACGCGATCGCCCTCGACGGCCTCGATCGTGGGACCGTGCACGCGGCCGTTGTAGCCCCAACAGCGCGCCTTCAACGTCGGCGTGAACGCGTGCTCGACCTCTTCGGCGATGAGATGAAACACCTTCACGCCGTCCTTCACGACGAACGGCAGCGTCGCGCCGCCCGGCGTGGTGGTGGGACGATAGTCGGCGCCCGGCTGGGCCGGCGGCTCGACGCCGCGCGCGGGTGGCCCGCTGTAGTGCTTCGCCCAGCGATGATCGGCGGGGGCCGCCTGCGTCGTGGACGCGCCGACCAACGCGGCCGTGCCGGTCGCAGCCGCGCCGGCGAACAGCGCACGCCTGCGGGAGAGCGAGAGTCGGGTCATGGTGTCGGCCGGGAGCGTAGCAGGCTAGCGCGCGCGTCGGGGAACCGCGATATCATCACGCCCCGATGTTCCGCGGCGCACTGACTGCACTCGTGACCCCGTTTCGCGACGGGCGCGTCGACGACGACGCGCTCGTTCGCCTGGTCGAAGCCCAGATCCAAGGTGGCATCGATGGCCTGGTGCCCTGCGGCACCACCGGCGAGTCGCCGTGCCTGTCGTACGCCGAACACATCCACGTCATCGAGGTCGTGATGCGCGCGGCCGCCGGCCGCGTGCCGGTGCTCGCCGGCGCGGGCTCGAACTGCACCCGCGAAGCCATCGAGCTCTCGCGCGCGTGCAAGGAGCTCGGCGTCGCCGGTACGCTGCAGATCACGCCCTACTACAACAAGCCCACCCAGGAGGGCTTGATCGCGCACTTCACCCAGATCGCCGATGCGGTGGGGCTGCCGGTCGTCCTCTACAACGTGCCCGGCCGCACCGGCGTCGACCTGCTGCCCGAGACGCTGGCGACCCTGTGCAAGCACCCGCTGGTGGTCGGCGTGAAGGAGGCCACCGGCGACATGATCCGCGCCAGCCGCGTGCGCGAGCTGTGCGGGCCCGACTTCATCCTGCTCTCGGGCGACGACTTCACCCTGCTGCCGCTGCTCGCGGTGGGCGGCGACGGTGTCATCTCGGTGGGCTCCAACGTCGTGCCCGACAAGTTCGCCGCAATGTGCCGCGCCGCCAAGGCCGGCCGCTGGGACGAGGCCCGCGCGATCCACTACGACCTGCTGCCGCTGTCGCGGGCGCTGTTCTCGGTGTCGAGCCCGATTCCGGTCAAGCACGCGATGGCCATGCTCGGCCGCATCGGCCCCGAGATGCGCGCGCCGCTGGTCGCCCTGGGCGACGACCGCCCGGAGCTGGCGCTACTGCGCCGCGAGCTCGCGGCGCTGGGACTGCAAGGAGAGCTGCAACGATGACCGACCGCATGATTTCCGTCGTGATCGTGGGCGCCCGTGGGCGCATGGGCCTGGCGCTGCTGCGCGCGGTGATGGAGAGCGACGACATGACCATGGTCGGCGCCGTCGATCGCTCCGACAGCCCGGGCATGGGCCACGACGTCGGTCGACTGATCGGCGTGCCCGACTACGGCGTCGAGCTGACCGACGAGCTGGCGCCGCCGCGCGGCAGCATCGTGGTCGACTTCTCGCTGCCGGCGGCGACCGACGGCAACGTGCAGCGCTGCGTCGAGCTGGGCGTGCCGCTGGTGCTCGGCACCACCGGCATCACCGCCGAGACCCGCGAGCTGCTCAAGCGCGCCGGCAAGCAGATCCCGATCGTCAGCGCCGCCAACTTCTCGGTCGGGATCACGCTGCTCGATCAGCTGGCGCGCCTGGCCGCGAAGGCGCTCGGCCCGGAGTTCGACACCGAGATCGTCGAGCTCCACCACCGTCACAAGCGCGACGCGCCCTCGGGCACCGCGCTGCGCCTGGGCAAGTCGATCGCCGACGCGAC is a genomic window of Deltaproteobacteria bacterium containing:
- a CDS encoding copper oxidase, with amino-acid sequence MTRLSLSRRRALFAGAAATGTAALVGASTTQAAPADHRWAKHYSGPPARGVEPPAQPGADYRPTTTPGGATLPFVVKDGVKVFHLIAEEVEHAFTPTLKARCWGYNGRVHGPTIEAVEGDRVRVYVTNRLGAPTTVHWHGIYLPCGMDGVGGLTQRTIAPGETFRYEWTFRQHGTFMYHSHHDEMTQMAMGMMGMIIVHPRRPPAGYEVDRDFVLMLSEWKIAPGAKRPDPNEMSDFNLLTMNAHAYPATAPLVCQTGDRVRIRIGNLSAMDHHPIHLHGYYFKVVATDGGRLPASAQWPETTVLVPTGSTRDIEFVADAPGDWAMHCHMTHHVMNQMGHGLPNMIGVKTKAIAAKGNRVVEGYMPMGEHGMGEMADMEAMGMKVPDNSIPMLGGKGPHDVITMGGMFTILKVRDRLEGEGDPGWYAMPPGTMATVAKPEELARDGIDV
- a CDS encoding 4-hydroxy-tetrahydrodipicolinate synthase; amino-acid sequence: MFRGALTALVTPFRDGRVDDDALVRLVEAQIQGGIDGLVPCGTTGESPCLSYAEHIHVIEVVMRAAAGRVPVLAGAGSNCTREAIELSRACKELGVAGTLQITPYYNKPTQEGLIAHFTQIADAVGLPVVLYNVPGRTGVDLLPETLATLCKHPLVVGVKEATGDMIRASRVRELCGPDFILLSGDDFTLLPLLAVGGDGVISVGSNVVPDKFAAMCRAAKAGRWDEARAIHYDLLPLSRALFSVSSPIPVKHAMAMLGRIGPEMRAPLVALGDDRPELALLRRELAALGLQGELQR
- a CDS encoding 4-hydroxy-tetrahydrodipicolinate reductase; the protein is MTDRMISVVIVGARGRMGLALLRAVMESDDMTMVGAVDRSDSPGMGHDVGRLIGVPDYGVELTDELAPPRGSIVVDFSLPAATDGNVQRCVELGVPLVLGTTGITAETRELLKRAGKQIPIVSAANFSVGITLLDQLARLAAKALGPEFDTEIVELHHRHKRDAPSGTALRLGKSIADATSRDFEQVAVRSRDTTETQRTTEEIGLSAMRGGDCAGEHTVMFLGAGERLELIHRATDRAIFARGALRAARWLADRGPGLYDMRDVLGLPRI